From one Luteipulveratus mongoliensis genomic stretch:
- a CDS encoding DUF5709 domain-containing protein encodes MTDYENTSSESEQTTYSTDETTMPDQSSLRDWTEEESRPQEQNDEDQLQSEDTLVYRGVEDALDEGYAAADRPSPSYGNTAAEQAQGETIEQRIGQEESDPSSAYGAPDNESGLDEPRIGGDDPDSIDADSDFLGDPEVGDQRAGRLVASDEGAHEDTEKDLIASDAGIDGAGASAEEAAVHVVPDQE; translated from the coding sequence ATGACGGACTACGAGAACACGTCATCCGAGTCGGAGCAGACGACGTACAGCACCGACGAAACGACGATGCCGGACCAGTCGAGCCTGCGAGACTGGACGGAAGAGGAGTCTCGTCCACAAGAACAGAACGACGAGGATCAGCTGCAGTCCGAGGACACCTTGGTCTACCGGGGTGTCGAGGACGCGCTCGACGAGGGCTACGCCGCGGCCGACCGTCCCAGCCCGAGCTACGGCAACACCGCCGCCGAGCAGGCTCAGGGCGAGACCATCGAGCAGCGGATCGGCCAGGAAGAGTCTGACCCGAGCTCGGCGTACGGCGCCCCGGACAACGAGAGCGGGCTCGACGAGCCCCGCATCGGCGGCGACGACCCGGACTCCATTGATGCCGACAGCGACTTCCTGGGTGATCCGGAGGTCGGCGACCAGCGCGCCGGCCGACTGGTCGCGAGCGATGAAGGCGCCCACGAGGACACCGAGAAGGACCTGATCGCCAGCGACGCCGGGATCGACGGCGCGGGCGCGTCCGCCGAGGAAGCCGCCGTTCACGTCGTCCCTGATCAGGAGTGA
- a CDS encoding AAA family ATPase, which produces MSDTDLGHALAELARVAEQAGVRPDQARSEGLALAAALAESASGAPADWVLASPGASAQDFFDAAVRGRRWRGAPTATLTELVASRSPQAVPYAEALAALASAACSLGEPTMRVIGNASVAAAAQLHAVGARPEATPTSVGAAGVPTLVRAEEPAAKAEEAVPEPEPEPARSLEDLLAELDGLTGLDRVKQEVHRQVAVLRIEKLRAEAGLRAPTITRHLVFVGNPGTGKTTVARLVSGIYAALGLLSKGQLVEVDRSELVAGYLGQTAVKTAEVVATAVGGVLFIDEAYSLTGTEGGDQYGREAVDTLVKEMEDQRDDLVVIVAGYPDPMETFIAANPGLASRFRTTITFDDYADDELADILTDLADQADYELAPKALDAFREQLETTPRGESFGNGRYARNTLEAAIGRHAWRLRDVDAPTTEQLRQLTASDLSEGDPT; this is translated from the coding sequence TTGAGCGACACCGACCTGGGCCACGCCCTTGCCGAGCTCGCGCGCGTCGCCGAGCAGGCCGGCGTACGACCCGACCAGGCACGATCCGAGGGTCTGGCACTGGCAGCCGCGCTCGCCGAGTCGGCCAGCGGTGCGCCCGCTGACTGGGTCCTTGCCTCACCGGGCGCGAGCGCCCAGGACTTCTTCGATGCGGCGGTCCGCGGACGACGTTGGCGGGGCGCGCCCACCGCCACCCTGACCGAGCTCGTCGCGAGCCGGTCACCACAAGCCGTGCCGTACGCCGAGGCGCTCGCCGCGCTGGCCTCCGCCGCCTGCTCCTTGGGTGAGCCGACCATGCGCGTGATCGGCAACGCCTCCGTCGCGGCGGCCGCCCAGCTGCATGCCGTCGGAGCACGCCCCGAGGCGACGCCGACCTCGGTCGGAGCGGCGGGCGTACCGACGCTCGTCCGCGCCGAGGAGCCCGCGGCGAAAGCCGAGGAGGCCGTACCGGAGCCTGAGCCTGAGCCGGCGCGCAGCCTCGAGGACCTGCTCGCCGAGCTGGACGGCCTGACCGGTCTCGACCGCGTCAAGCAAGAGGTGCACCGCCAGGTCGCCGTGCTGCGGATCGAGAAGCTGCGCGCCGAGGCCGGGCTGCGCGCGCCCACGATCACGCGGCACCTGGTGTTCGTCGGCAACCCGGGCACCGGCAAGACGACCGTGGCACGGTTGGTGAGCGGGATCTATGCCGCGCTCGGGCTGCTGTCCAAGGGACAGCTGGTCGAGGTGGACCGGTCCGAGCTGGTCGCCGGCTATCTCGGCCAGACCGCGGTGAAGACCGCTGAGGTCGTGGCGACCGCCGTCGGTGGCGTGCTGTTCATCGACGAGGCCTACAGCCTCACCGGGACCGAGGGCGGCGACCAGTACGGCCGCGAGGCCGTCGACACCCTGGTCAAGGAGATGGAGGACCAGCGAGACGATCTGGTCGTCATCGTCGCCGGCTATCCCGACCCGATGGAGACCTTCATCGCCGCCAATCCCGGCCTGGCCAGCAGGTTCAGGACGACGATCACGTTCGACGACTACGCCGACGACGAGCTCGCTGACATCCTGACCGATCTGGCCGACCAAGCCGACTACGAGCTCGCACCCAAGGCGCTCGACGCCTTCCGCGAGCAGCTCGAGACCACACCGCGCGGCGAGTCGTTCGGCAACGGTCGGTACGCCCGCAACACCCTGGAGGCCGCCATCGGCCGCCATGCATGGCGGCTGCGCGACGTCGACGCGCCGACCACTGAGCAGCTTCGGCAGCTCACAGCATCTGACCTGAGCGAGGGAGATCCGACGTGA
- a CDS encoding FHA domain-containing protein: MSATCPSGHTSESTDYCDVCGLPIGAAPTPPPPPPPAPAPAQAAMQSCPSCGEPNVPDALFCESCGYDFTTGTMPRPAPDAGAAAPDVAPPAPPAPQAGTAEWVVERWVDPDWYAVQDGDGPCPSPGPPVVVPLREASVLVGRPSKSRSITPQVDCADDTGVSRRQAQLSTDGQRWWVEDLQSSNGTYVGPASGPLPEDPLPPGQRRELGRDDRIYVGTWTRLVVRQASPEERG, translated from the coding sequence GTGAGCGCCACCTGTCCGTCCGGGCACACGTCGGAGTCCACGGACTACTGCGACGTCTGTGGTCTGCCCATCGGCGCGGCCCCGACACCTCCCCCGCCTCCGCCGCCCGCACCCGCGCCGGCTCAGGCCGCGATGCAGTCCTGCCCGAGCTGTGGGGAGCCCAACGTCCCGGACGCGCTGTTCTGCGAATCCTGTGGCTACGACTTCACCACCGGCACCATGCCGCGGCCGGCTCCCGATGCGGGTGCCGCCGCTCCCGACGTCGCGCCGCCCGCGCCACCTGCACCCCAGGCCGGCACCGCTGAGTGGGTCGTCGAACGCTGGGTCGACCCCGACTGGTACGCCGTCCAGGACGGTGACGGGCCTTGCCCCTCTCCCGGCCCGCCGGTCGTCGTACCTCTGCGCGAGGCCAGCGTCCTGGTCGGCCGTCCGTCCAAGAGCCGAAGCATCACGCCGCAGGTCGACTGCGCGGACGACACCGGCGTCAGTCGGCGGCAGGCGCAGCTGAGCACGGACGGGCAGCGGTGGTGGGTGGAGGACCTACAGTCCTCCAACGGCACCTACGTCGGACCGGCCTCGGGCCCGCTCCCCGAAGACCCGCTGCCCCCGGGGCAGCGGCGTGAGCTCGGCCGCGACGACAGGATCTACGTCGGCACGTGGACTCGGCTGGTCGTCCGCCAGGCCTCTCCCGAAGAGCGCGGTTAG
- a CDS encoding serine/threonine-protein kinase: MTNPACTQPGCTGSIVDGYCDVCGSPPGAAPVAPAASSAPAASSAPAASPVSGPTSGPAGASSSPSSVSRASNRLASAPLGSARATAAGSKLTRKLGTSSSRLRGARLGAGITTIPTIPPLDASKAILDNPVVPENRRTCPSCGNPVGRSRGDQPGRTEGFCPNCRNPFSFAPKLKAGDLVGGQYAVAGAFAHGGFGWLYLARDQNVSNRWVVLKGLLNSDDPDAVAAAIAEQQFLARVEHPLIVEIYNFVTHDGAGYIVMEYVGGTSLKTLLKQRMEANNGQYNALPLDQAIAYVIEVLPAFSYLHDLGLVYCDFKPDNMIQVGDAIKLIDLGGVRRIDDQDSAIYGTVGYQAPEVAEVGTSVASDIYTLGRTLTVLAMEFRGYQTTFIDSLPPVSDIPLFQQNDSFYRLLSKACAPDPADRFVSADELRVQLLGVLREVVAERSGRGAAAHSTSSLLFGSPSGEEESVPAWRRLPPLHEDDRDPQASWLSTVSVTEPRERLKALLAAPERSPEVLLQTGLAALAAGEYLEVDSAVAALLADDPWEWRAVWVSGLSALARDDAAGAQSAFNAVYGQVPGELAPKLALAMSCQLSGEDDVAEGLYLTCARTDATYIAPAALGLATIRSRRGDLDGAVAALDLVPPTSGAYIRARQQRAHTLADSGRGLPALSEAMVSVDHLTIDPVDRANLSASVFRTALEEVRTKGPRGDLTIAGRPALEPDLRDGLEAAYRELAGHEPTKQGRVAMIDKANDVRRWTLR; this comes from the coding sequence ATGACGAACCCCGCCTGCACCCAGCCCGGCTGCACCGGCTCCATCGTCGACGGCTACTGCGATGTCTGCGGCTCGCCTCCCGGAGCTGCGCCCGTAGCGCCGGCCGCCTCGTCCGCGCCGGCCGCCTCGTCCGCGCCGGCCGCTTCGCCGGTTTCTGGTCCGACGTCCGGCCCCGCCGGGGCTTCGTCCTCGCCCTCGAGCGTCTCGCGCGCCTCCAACCGCCTCGCCTCCGCTCCCCTGGGCTCAGCCCGCGCGACCGCTGCCGGGTCCAAGCTGACCCGCAAGCTCGGTACGTCCTCCTCACGGCTGCGCGGAGCTCGCCTCGGCGCCGGCATCACCACGATCCCGACGATCCCGCCGCTGGATGCCAGCAAGGCGATCCTCGACAACCCGGTCGTCCCCGAGAACCGGCGTACCTGCCCCAGCTGTGGCAACCCGGTCGGCCGGTCGCGGGGAGACCAGCCCGGGCGTACCGAAGGCTTCTGCCCCAACTGCCGCAACCCGTTCTCGTTCGCGCCCAAGCTCAAGGCCGGTGACCTCGTCGGAGGTCAGTACGCCGTCGCCGGTGCCTTCGCGCACGGTGGCTTCGGCTGGCTCTACCTCGCACGCGACCAGAACGTCTCCAACCGGTGGGTCGTCCTCAAGGGCCTGCTGAACTCCGACGACCCCGACGCGGTTGCCGCGGCCATCGCCGAGCAGCAGTTCCTGGCGCGGGTGGAGCATCCGCTGATCGTCGAGATTTACAACTTCGTCACCCATGACGGTGCCGGCTACATCGTGATGGAGTACGTCGGCGGCACCTCGCTCAAGACGTTGCTCAAGCAGCGCATGGAAGCCAACAACGGGCAGTACAACGCGCTCCCGCTGGACCAGGCGATCGCGTACGTCATCGAGGTGCTGCCGGCCTTCTCCTACCTGCACGACCTGGGCCTGGTCTACTGCGACTTCAAGCCGGACAACATGATCCAGGTCGGCGACGCCATCAAGCTGATCGACCTCGGCGGCGTACGACGTATCGATGACCAGGACTCGGCGATCTACGGCACGGTCGGCTACCAGGCTCCTGAGGTCGCTGAGGTCGGCACGTCCGTCGCGTCGGACATCTACACGCTCGGGCGGACGCTGACCGTGCTGGCGATGGAGTTCCGCGGCTACCAGACGACTTTCATCGACTCGCTGCCGCCGGTCTCGGACATCCCACTGTTCCAGCAGAACGACTCGTTCTACCGGCTGCTGTCCAAGGCGTGCGCTCCCGACCCGGCCGACCGATTCGTCTCGGCGGACGAGCTGCGCGTGCAGCTCCTCGGCGTGCTTCGCGAGGTCGTCGCCGAGCGGTCCGGACGTGGGGCGGCGGCGCACTCGACGTCCTCGCTGCTGTTCGGCAGCCCGAGCGGTGAGGAGGAGTCCGTGCCGGCGTGGCGCCGGCTGCCTCCCCTGCACGAGGATGACCGCGACCCGCAGGCGAGCTGGCTCTCAACGGTCAGCGTGACCGAGCCCCGCGAGCGGCTCAAGGCGTTGCTGGCCGCGCCGGAGCGCTCCCCCGAGGTGCTGCTGCAGACGGGCCTAGCCGCGTTGGCGGCCGGCGAGTACCTCGAGGTCGACTCCGCGGTCGCGGCCCTGCTGGCCGACGACCCATGGGAGTGGCGCGCGGTATGGGTGTCCGGTCTGTCCGCGCTGGCCCGTGACGACGCTGCGGGAGCCCAGTCGGCGTTCAACGCCGTCTACGGGCAGGTGCCTGGCGAGCTCGCGCCCAAGCTCGCTCTCGCGATGTCGTGCCAGCTCAGCGGTGAGGACGACGTGGCGGAGGGTCTTTACCTCACCTGCGCGCGCACCGATGCGACCTACATCGCCCCAGCAGCGTTGGGACTGGCCACAATTCGCTCTCGCCGAGGTGATCTCGACGGGGCCGTCGCGGCCCTCGACCTGGTGCCCCCGACCAGTGGCGCCTACATTCGCGCGCGGCAGCAGCGCGCTCACACGCTCGCCGACTCCGGCCGCGGCCTCCCCGCTCTGTCCGAGGCGATGGTCAGCGTCGACCACCTGACGATCGATCCGGTCGACCGGGCCAACCTGTCGGCGAGCGTGTTCCGCACCGCGCTGGAGGAGGTACGCACCAAGGGCCCGCGCGGTGATCTCACCATCGCCGGGCGCCCGGCTCTGGAGCCGGACCTGCGGGACGGACTCGAGGCGGCGTACCGCGAGCTGGCCGGTCATGAGCCGACCAAGCAGGGCCGGGTCGCGATGATCGACAAGGCCAATGACGTACGACGATGGACGCTTCGATGA
- the rplK gene encoding 50S ribosomal protein L11, which yields MPPKSKKASGFIKLQIQAGQATPAPPVGPALGQHGVNIMEFVKAYNAATESQRGNVIPVEITVYEDRSFTFITKTPPAAELIKKAAGVAKGSGEPHKDKVGKLTKDQVREIAEMKMADLNANDIEMASRIIAGTARSMGIQTD from the coding sequence ATGCCCCCCAAGTCCAAGAAGGCCTCCGGCTTCATCAAGCTGCAGATCCAGGCCGGCCAGGCCACTCCGGCTCCGCCCGTCGGCCCGGCGCTCGGTCAGCACGGCGTCAACATCATGGAGTTCGTCAAGGCGTACAACGCCGCGACGGAAAGCCAGCGCGGCAACGTGATCCCGGTGGAGATCACGGTCTACGAAGACCGTTCCTTCACCTTCATCACCAAGACCCCGCCGGCCGCTGAGCTGATCAAGAAGGCCGCTGGTGTGGCCAAGGGCTCCGGCGAGCCGCACAAGGACAAGGTCGGCAAGCTCACCAAGGACCAGGTCCGTGAGATCGCCGAGATGAAGATGGCCGACCTGAACGCCAACGACATCGAGATGGCGTCGCGCATCATCGCCGGCACCGCTCGCTCGATGGGCATCCAGACCGACTGA
- the nusG gene encoding transcription termination/antitermination protein NusG, whose product MTEQWSPESEAPETDQVQEGTSADEATPLTEPIGDTVDIVLDEPQSEQSADADEQQDLEHDARAVADGEGDELDIPAEDESEATPVASEETEAEVAIAEDEAAGEPEGDPREAFIADLKAQFGEWYVIHSYAGYEKRVKTNLETRITSLNMEDFIFGVEVPMEEFTEIKNGQRKTGTRVRMPGYVLVRMDLTDESWGAVRHTPGVTGFVGNAHQPSPLSIDEVVTMLNPTFESSDEQAATQEAGAAASTGTRSSSAEVDFEVGESVTVMEGPFETLPATISEINTDTQKLKVLVSIFGRETPVELAFNQVAKI is encoded by the coding sequence ATGACCGAGCAGTGGAGTCCAGAGTCCGAGGCGCCCGAGACCGACCAGGTCCAGGAGGGCACGTCGGCGGACGAGGCGACCCCGCTGACCGAGCCGATCGGCGACACCGTCGACATCGTGCTCGACGAGCCGCAGTCCGAGCAGAGTGCCGACGCCGACGAGCAGCAGGACCTCGAGCACGACGCGCGCGCCGTCGCCGACGGTGAGGGCGACGAGCTCGACATCCCCGCCGAGGACGAGTCCGAGGCCACTCCGGTCGCCTCCGAGGAGACTGAGGCCGAGGTCGCGATCGCAGAGGACGAGGCGGCCGGTGAGCCCGAGGGTGACCCGCGCGAGGCGTTCATCGCCGACCTCAAGGCCCAGTTCGGTGAGTGGTACGTCATCCACTCCTACGCCGGCTACGAGAAGCGCGTGAAGACCAACCTCGAGACGCGTATCACCAGCCTCAACATGGAGGACTTCATCTTCGGCGTCGAGGTGCCGATGGAGGAGTTCACCGAGATCAAGAACGGTCAGCGCAAGACCGGCACCCGCGTGCGGATGCCCGGATACGTGCTGGTCCGCATGGACCTCACCGACGAGAGCTGGGGCGCCGTGCGGCACACCCCCGGTGTGACGGGCTTCGTGGGCAACGCTCACCAGCCGTCGCCGCTGTCGATCGACGAGGTCGTCACGATGCTCAACCCGACCTTCGAGTCGTCCGACGAGCAGGCTGCGACTCAGGAGGCCGGCGCTGCCGCGTCCACCGGAACTCGTTCGTCCTCCGCCGAGGTGGACTTCGAGGTCGGCGAGTCCGTCACCGTCATGGAGGGTCCGTTCGAGACCCTGCCCGCGACGATCTCGGAGATCAACACCGACACCCAGAAGCTCAAGGTGCTCGTCTCGATCTTCGGCCGGGAGACTCCGGTCGAGCTGGCGTTCAACCAGGTCGCCAAGATCTGA
- a CDS encoding protein phosphatase 2C domain-containing protein: MSGDDAGSVSAGTTVRCPACGHDTTEGDLFCEACGAELASAPTVSEPVAAPLAGPTAPISDGACLSCGGVVGEDGYCETCGTKAPKPRDHFQEQPAPWVAMTCDRGVRHHRNEDAGALSADPEPGSRAVLVVCDGVSSSTDSDVASLAAASAARDVLAVGRAQGMGTPSSRVSAIVARLEAAATAANDAVVATTAPESGSPASCTFVAAVVDDGTIVAGSVGDSRAYWFPDSGEAIHLSVDDSMAAELIAQGTPRQIAESSPQAHAITRWLGVDSHDHKPGTMTVDVDAPGWLLVCSDGLWNYCSAAADLADLVRRTASAQHDDPLATSAALVDWANAQGGQDNITVALARIPIDGRI, translated from the coding sequence ATGAGCGGAGACGATGCCGGCTCGGTGAGCGCGGGCACCACCGTGCGGTGCCCGGCCTGCGGTCACGACACGACCGAGGGTGACCTCTTCTGCGAGGCGTGTGGGGCTGAGCTTGCTTCTGCCCCAACGGTTTCCGAACCGGTAGCCGCTCCCCTGGCAGGACCGACGGCACCCATCTCCGATGGCGCCTGCCTCTCGTGCGGTGGGGTCGTCGGTGAGGACGGCTACTGCGAGACGTGCGGCACCAAGGCGCCCAAGCCACGCGACCACTTCCAGGAGCAGCCGGCGCCTTGGGTCGCGATGACCTGCGACCGCGGCGTCCGGCACCACCGCAACGAGGACGCCGGCGCACTGTCGGCCGATCCCGAGCCGGGCAGCCGGGCCGTCCTCGTCGTCTGCGACGGCGTCAGCTCCTCCACGGATTCTGATGTCGCGAGCCTCGCGGCAGCATCCGCCGCGCGCGACGTCTTGGCAGTCGGCCGCGCGCAGGGCATGGGCACTCCGTCGTCCAGGGTCAGCGCGATCGTCGCTCGCCTCGAGGCTGCGGCCACGGCGGCCAACGACGCCGTCGTGGCGACGACGGCGCCCGAGAGCGGCAGCCCGGCGTCGTGCACGTTCGTTGCGGCCGTCGTCGACGACGGGACGATCGTGGCCGGAAGCGTCGGCGACAGCCGCGCCTACTGGTTCCCCGACAGCGGCGAGGCGATCCACCTGAGTGTGGACGACTCGATGGCGGCCGAGCTGATCGCTCAGGGCACGCCGCGCCAGATCGCCGAGTCGAGTCCGCAGGCGCACGCCATCACGCGGTGGCTCGGCGTCGACTCCCACGATCACAAGCCCGGCACGATGACGGTCGACGTCGACGCCCCAGGCTGGCTGCTCGTCTGCTCCGACGGGCTCTGGAACTACTGCTCCGCGGCGGCCGACCTGGCCGACCTCGTACGTCGTACGGCTTCGGCCCAGCACGACGACCCGCTCGCCACGTCGGCGGCGCTTGTCGACTGGGCCAACGCCCAAGGCGGGCAGGACAACATCACCGTGGCTCTTGCCCGTATCCCGATCGATGGAAGGATCTGA
- the secE gene encoding preprotein translocase subunit SecE translates to MTETSTAEDRGAGRSARGSRQGNPLARFFNKIILFVRQVIDEMRKVVWPTRQELISYTAVVLVFIAVIMAYVVGLDKVFQWLVQWLFGSN, encoded by the coding sequence GTGACCGAGACGAGCACCGCGGAGGACCGTGGCGCAGGTCGGAGCGCACGCGGATCCCGACAGGGCAACCCGCTGGCCCGCTTCTTCAACAAGATCATTCTCTTCGTCCGCCAGGTCATCGACGAGATGCGCAAGGTCGTCTGGCCGACGCGTCAGGAGCTGATCAGCTACACCGCAGTCGTTCTGGTCTTCATCGCCGTGATCATGGCTTACGTCGTGGGGCTGGACAAGGTGTTCCAATGGCTGGTCCAGTGGCTCTTCGGGTCCAACTGA
- a CDS encoding glutamate ABC transporter substrate-binding protein, translating to MKRLTTLRASIAVCISLAVAGCSSGEYSDTPIPSKTTTKAAPAPAATKAPDCGNPVQSYQPSGSLPAPTALPAGSTMAKIRARGRLIAGVSADSLQLGARNPITGSIEGFDIDMLHAVSQAIFGDPNKIEFRVISTADRFTVLQSHSVDIVARAVTMNCDRWDKVAFSTEYYHAGQKLLVPLGNKATGLDDLAQTLPAGQRQVCAQTGSTAIDTVKQHRDLTLVPAGTGTGCLVLFQQGKANAIVADDTVLAGLAAQDPYAKVLRMKAISNEPYGLAMPKDQTDLVRFVNQVLDTMRADGRLTASYNRWFKELGPAPAPPKAVYGR from the coding sequence ATGAAGCGCCTGACCACACTGCGTGCCTCGATCGCAGTCTGCATCAGCCTCGCCGTGGCGGGCTGCAGCAGCGGCGAGTACTCCGACACGCCGATCCCGTCCAAGACCACGACGAAGGCGGCGCCGGCACCGGCGGCGACCAAAGCGCCCGACTGTGGCAACCCCGTGCAGTCCTACCAACCGTCCGGGTCGCTGCCTGCCCCGACCGCGCTGCCGGCAGGCTCGACGATGGCCAAGATCCGCGCTCGCGGTCGACTGATCGCCGGTGTCTCGGCCGACTCGCTTCAGCTCGGCGCGCGCAACCCGATCACTGGCAGCATCGAGGGTTTCGACATCGACATGCTGCACGCGGTGTCGCAGGCGATCTTCGGCGACCCGAACAAGATCGAGTTCCGGGTGATCTCGACGGCCGACCGCTTCACCGTGCTGCAGTCGCACAGTGTGGACATCGTGGCCCGCGCAGTGACGATGAACTGCGATCGCTGGGACAAGGTCGCGTTCTCGACCGAGTACTACCACGCGGGCCAGAAGCTGCTCGTGCCCCTCGGCAACAAGGCGACCGGGCTGGACGACCTGGCCCAGACTCTGCCCGCGGGCCAGCGGCAGGTGTGTGCGCAGACCGGGTCAACCGCCATCGACACGGTGAAGCAGCATCGCGACCTCACGCTCGTGCCAGCCGGGACGGGCACCGGATGTCTGGTGCTGTTCCAGCAGGGCAAGGCCAACGCGATCGTGGCCGACGACACCGTGCTCGCCGGGCTCGCCGCGCAGGACCCCTACGCCAAGGTGCTCCGGATGAAGGCGATCAGCAATGAGCCCTACGGCCTGGCCATGCCCAAGGACCAGACCGATCTGGTGCGGTTCGTCAACCAGGTGCTCGACACGATGCGCGCGGACGGCCGGCTGACCGCGTCGTACAACCGCTGGTTCAAGGAGCTCGGCCCGGCACCCGCTCCGCCCAAGGCGGTCTACGGCAGATGA
- the rplA gene encoding 50S ribosomal protein L1, with protein MKRSKSYRSAVEKIDADKQYAPLDAVRLAKDTSATKYDSTVEVSFRLGIDPRKSDQMVRGTVNLPHGTGKTAKVLVFANGDKAAAAEAAGADFVGSDELLDKVAGGWTDFDAVVATPDLMGKVGRLGKVLGPRGLMPNPKTGTVTMDVAKAVNDIKGGKIEFRADKHANLNFIIGKVSFDETKLVENYAAALEEILRLKPSSSKGRYITKATMSTTMGPGIPLDSTRTRNLTSEDGTEEA; from the coding sequence ATGAAGCGCAGCAAGTCCTACCGCTCTGCGGTGGAAAAGATCGACGCCGACAAGCAGTACGCCCCGCTCGACGCGGTGCGTCTGGCCAAGGACACGTCGGCCACCAAGTACGACTCGACCGTCGAGGTCTCCTTCCGCCTCGGCATCGACCCGCGCAAGTCCGACCAGATGGTCCGTGGCACGGTCAACCTGCCGCACGGCACGGGCAAGACCGCCAAGGTCCTCGTCTTCGCCAACGGTGACAAGGCTGCCGCTGCTGAGGCCGCGGGCGCCGACTTCGTCGGTTCGGACGAGCTGCTCGACAAGGTCGCCGGTGGCTGGACCGACTTCGACGCGGTCGTCGCCACCCCGGACCTCATGGGCAAGGTCGGTCGTCTCGGTAAGGTCCTCGGCCCGCGTGGTCTGATGCCGAACCCGAAGACCGGCACCGTCACCATGGACGTCGCCAAGGCTGTCAACGACATCAAGGGCGGCAAGATCGAGTTCCGCGCCGACAAGCACGCCAACCTGAACTTCATCATCGGCAAGGTGAGCTTCGACGAGACCAAGCTGGTCGAGAACTACGCGGCGGCGCTCGAGGAGATCCTGCGTCTGAAGCCGTCGTCCTCCAAGGGTCGCTACATCACCAAGGCGACCATGAGCACGACGATGGGCCCGGGCATTCCGCTCGACTCGACCCGGACGCGCAACCTGACGTCCGAGGACGGGACCGAGGAGGCCTGA
- a CDS encoding vWA domain-containing protein, translating to MAQFTASVYQNEFLPDGGTDVHAIVTVTASGAGSAGQTGGGDAGEIVIVDTSGSMGVDNIRAAQSAAVAAIDQIHDGVWFALISGNHQAVLAYPAGAEPGMVRMDPSARAAAKSAVTTFRANGGTAMGTWLRLAASVFSTVPSLAQRHAILLTDGANQHETPDQLTDAISSVTGQFQCDCRGVGAAWQVDEVRRIATALLGSVDIIPSADQMAAQFSALIQAAMGRGIADAQMRVWAPQGAQVLFVRQVAPTVDDLTDRRFEVNPLTGAYPTGSWGDESRDYHVAVRLAAKAVGQEQLAARVQLALGEQVVAQGLVKAQWSNDDTLTTRISPEVAHYTGQTELAEAIQDGLAAKAAGDTVTATTKLGRAVQLAAQTGNDEATTKLRKVVDIDDPDAGTVRLKRSVDKLDEMALDTASTKTTRIRK from the coding sequence ATGGCGCAGTTCACTGCCTCCGTCTACCAGAACGAGTTCCTGCCCGACGGCGGGACGGACGTGCACGCGATCGTCACGGTGACCGCATCCGGCGCCGGATCGGCCGGGCAGACCGGCGGTGGTGACGCGGGCGAGATCGTCATCGTGGACACGTCCGGCTCGATGGGCGTCGACAACATCCGCGCGGCGCAGAGTGCCGCCGTCGCCGCCATCGACCAGATCCACGACGGCGTGTGGTTCGCGCTCATCTCGGGCAACCACCAGGCGGTCCTGGCCTACCCCGCGGGCGCCGAGCCCGGGATGGTGCGGATGGACCCGTCGGCCCGCGCGGCCGCGAAGTCGGCGGTGACCACGTTCCGCGCCAACGGCGGCACCGCGATGGGCACCTGGCTGCGGCTGGCCGCATCGGTGTTCTCGACCGTGCCGTCGCTCGCTCAGCGGCACGCGATCCTGCTGACCGACGGCGCCAACCAGCACGAGACACCCGACCAGCTCACCGACGCCATCTCCAGCGTCACTGGCCAGTTCCAGTGCGACTGCCGCGGGGTGGGCGCCGCCTGGCAGGTCGACGAGGTCCGACGGATCGCCACTGCGCTCCTCGGGTCGGTCGACATCATCCCGTCCGCCGACCAGATGGCCGCACAGTTCTCCGCGCTGATCCAGGCCGCCATGGGCCGCGGCATCGCCGATGCGCAGATGCGGGTCTGGGCGCCGCAGGGCGCGCAGGTCCTCTTCGTCCGTCAGGTCGCGCCCACGGTCGATGACCTGACCGACCGCCGCTTTGAGGTCAACCCGCTCACCGGCGCCTACCCGACCGGCTCGTGGGGTGATGAGTCTCGGGACTACCACGTGGCCGTACGCCTGGCAGCCAAGGCGGTCGGCCAGGAGCAGCTCGCAGCACGCGTACAGCTCGCGCTCGGCGAGCAGGTCGTCGCGCAGGGCCTGGTCAAGGCGCAGTGGTCCAACGACGACACCCTCACCACCCGGATCAGCCCGGAGGTCGCCCACTACACCGGCCAGACCGAGCTGGCCGAGGCGATCCAGGACGGTCTGGCCGCCAAGGCTGCCGGTGACACGGTGACCGCGACGACCAAGCTTGGGCGGGCCGTACAGCTCGCGGCGCAGACCGGCAACGACGAGGCGACGACCAAGCTGCGCAAGGTCGTGGACATCGACGATCCGGACGCGGGCACCGTGCGGCTCAAGCGTTCGGTCGACAAGCTCGATGAGATGGCGCTGGACACGGCGTCCACCAAGACGACCAGGATCCGCAAGTGA